From Streptomyces sp. HUAS MG91, the proteins below share one genomic window:
- the leuC gene encoding 3-isopropylmalate dehydratase large subunit — translation MGRTLAEKVWDDHVVRRAEGEPDLLFIDLHLLHEVTSPQAFDGLRKTGRQVRRLDLTIATEDHNTPTLDIDKPIADPVSRVQLETLRKNAAEFGVRLHSLGDVEQGVVHVVGPQLGLTQPGMTVVCGDSHTSTHGAFGGLAFGIGTSQVEHVLATQTLPMTRPKTMAITVDGELPEGVTAKDLILAIIAKIGTGGGQGYVLEYRGSAIEKLSMEARMTICNMSIEAGARAGMIAPDETTFAYLEGREHAPKGQDWDAAVAYWKTLRSDDDAVFDAEVVIKADELSPFVTWGTNPGQGAPLSANVPDPASYEDASERLAAEKALEYMGLEAGQPLRDVKVDTVFVGSCTNGRIEDLRAVADIVKGRRIADGVRMLVVPGSARVGLEAAAEGLDQVFKDAGAEWRYAGCSMCLGMNPDQLAPGERSASTSNRNFEGRQGKGGRTHLVSPQVAAATAVLGHLASPADLSDAPADRTPAGV, via the coding sequence ATGGGTAGGACACTCGCGGAGAAGGTCTGGGACGACCACGTCGTCCGGCGCGCCGAGGGCGAGCCCGACCTCCTCTTCATCGATCTGCACCTGCTGCACGAGGTGACCAGCCCGCAGGCCTTCGACGGCCTGCGCAAGACCGGCCGCCAGGTGCGGCGCCTCGACCTCACCATCGCCACCGAGGATCACAACACCCCGACCCTCGACATCGACAAGCCGATCGCCGACCCGGTCTCGCGGGTGCAGCTGGAGACGCTGCGCAAGAACGCCGCCGAGTTCGGGGTGCGCCTGCACTCCCTGGGCGACGTCGAGCAGGGCGTCGTGCACGTCGTGGGCCCGCAGCTGGGCCTGACGCAGCCGGGTATGACGGTCGTCTGCGGCGACTCGCACACGTCCACGCACGGCGCCTTCGGCGGCCTGGCGTTCGGTATCGGCACCTCGCAGGTCGAGCACGTGCTCGCCACGCAGACGCTGCCGATGACCCGCCCGAAGACCATGGCCATCACGGTCGACGGCGAACTGCCCGAGGGCGTCACCGCCAAGGACCTGATCCTCGCCATCATCGCGAAGATCGGCACGGGCGGCGGCCAGGGCTACGTCCTCGAGTACCGCGGCTCCGCCATCGAGAAGCTGTCGATGGAAGCCCGCATGACCATCTGCAACATGTCGATCGAGGCCGGCGCCCGCGCGGGCATGATCGCCCCGGACGAGACCACGTTCGCCTATCTGGAGGGCCGCGAGCACGCCCCCAAGGGCCAGGACTGGGACGCCGCGGTCGCGTACTGGAAGACGCTGCGCTCGGACGACGACGCGGTCTTCGACGCCGAGGTCGTCATCAAGGCCGACGAGCTGTCCCCGTTCGTCACCTGGGGCACCAACCCCGGCCAGGGCGCGCCGCTTTCCGCGAACGTCCCCGACCCCGCTTCGTACGAAGACGCTTCGGAGCGCCTCGCCGCCGAAAAGGCCCTGGAGTACATGGGGTTGGAGGCCGGGCAGCCGCTGCGCGACGTCAAGGTCGACACCGTCTTCGTAGGCTCGTGCACCAACGGCCGCATCGAAGACCTGCGGGCCGTCGCCGACATCGTCAAGGGCCGCAGGATCGCCGACGGCGTACGGATGCTGGTCGTCCCGGGCTCGGCCCGGGTCGGTCTCGAGGCCGCCGCCGAGGGCCTGGACCAGGTCTTCAAGGACGCCGGCGCCGAATGGCGGTACGCGGGCTGTTCCATGTGCCTGGGCATGAACCCGGACCAACTCGCCCCCGGCGAGCGCTCCGCGTCCACCTCCAACCGCAACTTCGAGGGCCGGCAGGGCAAGGGCGGCCGCACCCACCTGGTCTCGCCCCAGGTCGCCGCCGCCACCGCCGTGCTGGGCCACCTCGCCTCCCCGGCGGATCTCTCGGATGCGCCCGCCGACCGTACGCCCGCTGGAGTCTGA
- the leuD gene encoding 3-isopropylmalate dehydratase small subunit has product MEAFTKHTGRAVPLRRSNVDTDQIIPAHWLKKVTRDGFEDGLFEAWRKDSEFVLNKPEREGATVLVAGPDFGTGSSREHAVWALQNYGFKTVISARFADIFRGNSLKNGLLTVVLDQKVVDALWELVESDPQAEITVDLEAREVRAEGVTASFELDENSRWRLLNGLDDISITLKNESDIAAYEAKRPSFKPQTIQV; this is encoded by the coding sequence ATGGAAGCATTCACCAAGCACACCGGCCGGGCCGTCCCGCTGCGCCGCTCGAACGTCGACACCGACCAGATCATCCCTGCTCACTGGCTCAAGAAGGTGACGCGGGACGGGTTCGAGGACGGGCTGTTCGAGGCCTGGCGCAAGGACTCGGAGTTCGTGCTCAACAAACCGGAGCGCGAGGGTGCCACGGTGCTGGTCGCCGGTCCCGACTTCGGTACGGGTTCGTCGCGCGAGCACGCCGTGTGGGCGCTGCAGAACTACGGCTTCAAGACCGTGATCTCCGCCCGGTTCGCGGACATCTTCCGCGGCAACTCCCTCAAGAACGGTCTGCTGACCGTCGTTCTGGACCAGAAGGTCGTGGACGCGCTCTGGGAGCTCGTGGAGAGCGACCCGCAGGCCGAGATCACGGTCGACCTGGAGGCGCGGGAAGTTCGCGCCGAGGGCGTCACCGCCTCCTTCGAGCTGGACGAGAATTCCCGCTGGCGTCTGCTGAACGGGCTCGACGACATCAGCATCACCCTGAAGAACGAGTCGGACATCGCCGCTTACGAGGCGAAGCGCCCCTCTTTCAAGCCGCAGACCATCCAGGTCTGA
- a CDS encoding HU family DNA-binding protein — protein MNKAQLVEAIADKVGGRQQAADAVDAVLDAIVRAVVSGDRVSVTGFGSFEKVDRPARYARNPQTGERVRVKKTSVPRFRAGQGFKDLVAGSKKLPKNDVAVKKAPKGSLTGGASATVKKAAAKKTTAKKAAAKKATPAKKTTATKKTTAAAAKKATAKKATATAKKTSAAAKKTTATAKKAAPAKKAATAKKATAKKTAPAKKATAKKAPAKKSTARKTTAKKATARKK, from the coding sequence GTGAACAAGGCGCAGCTCGTAGAAGCGATTGCCGACAAGGTCGGCGGCCGTCAGCAGGCCGCTGACGCCGTTGACGCGGTTCTCGACGCCATCGTCCGTGCCGTGGTCAGTGGCGACCGCGTCTCGGTCACCGGCTTCGGTTCGTTCGAGAAGGTCGACCGTCCGGCCCGTTACGCCCGTAACCCGCAGACGGGTGAGCGCGTGCGGGTCAAGAAGACCTCGGTGCCGCGCTTCCGTGCGGGCCAGGGCTTCAAGGACCTCGTCGCGGGTTCGAAGAAGCTCCCGAAGAACGATGTCGCGGTCAAGAAGGCGCCCAAGGGCAGCCTGACCGGTGGCGCTTCGGCGACGGTCAAGAAGGCCGCGGCCAAGAAGACGACGGCCAAGAAGGCCGCCGCCAAGAAGGCCACCCCGGCGAAGAAGACCACCGCCACGAAGAAGACCACGGCTGCCGCCGCGAAGAAGGCCACCGCGAAGAAGGCCACCGCCACCGCCAAGAAGACCTCGGCCGCGGCGAAGAAGACCACGGCCACGGCCAAGAAGGCGGCTCCGGCCAAGAAGGCGGCCACCGCGAAGAAGGCCACCGCGAAGAAGACGGCTCCCGCCAAGAAGGCCACGGCCAAGAAGGCGCCCGCCAAGAAGTCGACTGCGCGCAAGACCACCGCCAAGAAGGCCACCGCTCGCAAGAAGTAA
- the cofC gene encoding 2-phospho-L-lactate guanylyltransferase, which produces MQWTLVIPLKPLVRAKSRLAPAAGDALRPGLALAFAQDTVAAAAACAAVRDVVVVTDDARAGHELATLGALVVPDTPQAGLNAALAHGETVVRATRPRAPLAALNADLPSLRPAELARVLTAAAAFPRAFLPDAAGIGTTLLSAAPGTELLPAFGAASRARHRASGAVELPLDGVGSVRQDVDTGDDLRTALTLGVGPHTAKATAGLVLVD; this is translated from the coding sequence GTGCAGTGGACCCTGGTGATACCGCTGAAACCGTTGGTGCGGGCCAAAAGCAGGCTCGCACCCGCGGCCGGCGACGCCCTGCGGCCCGGTCTCGCCCTGGCCTTCGCCCAGGACACCGTCGCCGCCGCCGCGGCCTGCGCGGCGGTCCGCGATGTGGTGGTCGTCACGGACGACGCCCGCGCCGGACACGAACTGGCGACCCTCGGCGCCCTGGTCGTGCCCGACACGCCGCAGGCGGGCCTCAATGCCGCTCTCGCGCACGGGGAGACGGTTGTACGTGCCACGCGTCCCCGGGCGCCCCTGGCGGCCCTGAACGCCGATCTGCCGTCGCTGCGCCCCGCGGAATTGGCCCGCGTTCTCACCGCGGCCGCCGCATTCCCCCGGGCTTTTCTGCCCGACGCGGCGGGAATCGGCACCACCCTGTTGTCCGCGGCGCCCGGCACCGAATTGCTCCCCGCTTTCGGCGCGGCCTCCCGCGCCCGCCACCGGGCGTCCGGCGCCGTGGAACTCCCGCTCGACGGCGTCGGCTCGGTGCGCCAGGACGTGGACACCGGCGACGACCTGCGGACGGCGCTGACCCTGGGGGTCGGCCCGCACACGGCGAAGGCCACGGCCGGGCTCGTCCTCGTCGACTGA
- a CDS encoding lysophospholipid acyltransferase family protein: MSRRRIGFWYRFAAVLCKPPLVVLFKRDWRGMENIPADGGFITAVNHNSHLDPFLYAHYQYNTGRVPRFLAKHGLFKKGFVGAAMRGTGQIPVYRESTNALSAFRAAIDAVERGECVAFYPEGTLTRDPELWPMTGKTGVARVALQTKCPVIPVGQWGATDALAPYAKKPHFFPRKTHHVLAGEPVDLSAFYGREITPDLLKEATEVIMTAITAEVEQLRGEKAPAKRYDPREARIAQRRKLQDGAAQKRDKSQAGSGSSASGGTTEESSK; encoded by the coding sequence GTGTCCCGCCGCAGAATCGGCTTCTGGTACCGCTTCGCTGCGGTCCTGTGCAAACCGCCGCTGGTGGTTCTGTTCAAGCGGGACTGGCGCGGAATGGAGAACATTCCTGCCGACGGCGGATTTATCACCGCGGTGAACCACAATTCGCATCTGGACCCGTTCCTCTACGCGCACTATCAGTACAACACGGGACGAGTCCCGCGTTTCCTGGCCAAGCACGGCCTCTTCAAGAAGGGGTTCGTGGGCGCCGCGATGCGGGGCACCGGGCAGATTCCCGTCTATCGCGAGTCCACGAACGCGCTGAGCGCGTTCCGCGCCGCGATCGACGCCGTGGAGCGCGGGGAGTGCGTCGCCTTCTATCCGGAGGGAACGCTCACCCGCGATCCCGAACTGTGGCCGATGACCGGTAAGACCGGTGTCGCCCGGGTGGCCCTGCAGACGAAATGCCCGGTGATTCCCGTCGGCCAGTGGGGGGCCACCGACGCACTGGCGCCCTATGCGAAGAAGCCGCACTTCTTCCCCCGTAAGACGCACCATGTCCTCGCGGGCGAGCCCGTCGATCTGTCGGCTTTCTACGGCAGAGAGATCACGCCGGATCTGCTCAAGGAGGCGACCGAGGTCATCATGACCGCGATCACCGCCGAGGTGGAGCAGCTGCGCGGCGAGAAGGCCCCGGCGAAGCGGTACGACCCGCGTGAGGCGCGCATCGCGCAGCGCCGCAAGCTGCAGGACGGCGCGGCACAGAAGCGCGACAAGTCGCAGGCGGGCAGCGGGAGTTCGGCATCAGGCGGCACGACGGAGGAGAGCAGCAAGTGA
- a CDS encoding NAD(P)H-dependent glycerol-3-phosphate dehydrogenase, which yields MTRPVKAAVFGTGSWGTAFGMVLADAGCDVTLWGRRAEVAEAVNSTRTNPDYLPGVELPANVRATTDAAEAAADADFTVLAVPSQTLRENLADWAPLLAPDTVLVSLMKGVELGSAMRMSEVIADVAKVPQERIAIVTGPNLAREIAARQPAAAVVACRDEAVAQRLQVACHTPYFRPYTNTDVVGCELGGAVKNVIGLAVGIADGMGLGDNTKGSLITRGLAETTRLGLAMGADPLTFSGLAGLGDLVATCSSPLSRNHTFGTNLGKGMTLEETIAVTKQTAEGVKSCESVLELARRHGVDMPITETVVAIVHEGKPPVVAVKELMSRSAKPERR from the coding sequence GTGACCCGACCCGTGAAGGCGGCCGTCTTCGGGACCGGTTCCTGGGGCACGGCGTTCGGCATGGTGCTGGCGGACGCGGGGTGCGATGTCACGCTGTGGGGCCGTCGCGCCGAGGTCGCCGAGGCCGTCAACTCCACCCGCACGAACCCGGATTACCTGCCCGGCGTGGAGCTCCCGGCGAACGTGCGGGCCACGACGGACGCGGCCGAGGCCGCCGCCGACGCCGACTTCACGGTGCTCGCGGTGCCCTCGCAGACCCTGCGCGAAAACCTCGCGGACTGGGCGCCGCTGCTCGCCCCCGACACGGTGCTCGTCTCGCTGATGAAGGGCGTCGAGCTCGGCTCGGCGATGCGGATGAGCGAGGTCATCGCCGATGTCGCGAAGGTGCCGCAGGAGCGGATCGCGATCGTGACCGGGCCGAACCTCGCCCGCGAGATCGCCGCCCGGCAGCCGGCCGCCGCCGTGGTCGCCTGCCGCGACGAGGCCGTCGCCCAGCGCCTCCAAGTCGCCTGCCACACCCCGTACTTCAGGCCCTACACCAACACCGACGTGGTCGGCTGCGAACTCGGCGGCGCGGTCAAGAACGTCATCGGGCTCGCCGTCGGCATCGCGGACGGGATGGGCCTGGGCGACAACACCAAGGGCTCGCTCATCACGCGCGGGCTCGCCGAGACGACCCGGCTCGGCCTGGCCATGGGCGCGGACCCGCTCACCTTCTCCGGTCTCGCGGGCCTCGGCGACCTGGTGGCCACCTGCTCCTCCCCGCTGTCGCGCAACCACACCTTCGGCACCAACCTCGGCAAGGGCATGACGCTGGAGGAGACCATCGCGGTCACCAAGCAGACCGCCGAGGGCGTCAAGTCCTGCGAGTCCGTGCTGGAGCTGGCGCGCCGCCACGGGGTCGACATGCCGATCACCGAGACCGTCGTCGCGATCGTCCACGAGGGCAAGCCGCCGGTGGTCGCCGTGAAGGAGCTGATGTCGCGCTCCGCCAAGCCCGAACGACGCTGA
- a CDS encoding D-alanine--D-alanine ligase family protein encodes MSSENLPQSPASAASSGASSDASSTGQKPRVAVVFGGRSSEHGVSVVTAGAVLRAIDRSKYDVLPIGITREGRWALTSDDPERMAISDRRVPDVADLAESPEGGVVLPVDPSSREVVYTEPGSVPKALGDVDVVFPVLHGPYGEDGTIQGLLDLSGTPYVGCGVLSSAVGQDKEYMKRIFTSFGLKVGPYLVIRPREWEREQEGARRRVADFVGEHGWPLFVKPARAGSSFGITKVESFDGLDEAMETARAHDPKVIIEAGIVGREIECGVLEFEDGPRASVPAEIPPVQAHDFYDFEAKYIDSATGIVPAPLTGEETAEVRRLAVEAFEAVSCEGIVRADFFLTEDGEFVINEINTLPGFTPISMYPRMWEETGVSYPELVDLLLQAALRRPTGLR; translated from the coding sequence ATGAGCAGCGAGAACCTTCCCCAGAGCCCTGCGTCCGCCGCGTCCTCGGGCGCCTCGTCGGACGCTTCGTCGACCGGGCAGAAGCCGCGGGTGGCCGTCGTCTTCGGCGGCCGCAGCTCCGAGCACGGTGTCTCCGTCGTCACGGCGGGCGCCGTCCTGCGGGCGATCGACCGCTCCAAGTACGACGTCCTGCCGATCGGCATCACGCGCGAGGGACGGTGGGCGCTCACCTCGGACGACCCCGAGCGGATGGCCATCAGTGACCGGCGGGTGCCGGACGTCGCGGACCTCGCCGAGTCGCCCGAGGGCGGCGTGGTGCTCCCGGTCGACCCGTCGTCGCGCGAGGTCGTCTACACCGAGCCCGGCTCCGTGCCCAAGGCGCTCGGCGACGTGGACGTGGTCTTCCCGGTGCTGCACGGCCCGTACGGCGAGGACGGCACGATCCAGGGACTCCTGGACCTGTCAGGGACGCCCTACGTCGGCTGCGGTGTGCTCTCCTCGGCCGTCGGCCAGGACAAGGAGTACATGAAGCGGATCTTCACCTCCTTCGGGCTGAAGGTCGGCCCCTACCTGGTGATCCGGCCGCGCGAGTGGGAGCGCGAGCAGGAGGGCGCCCGCCGCCGCGTCGCCGACTTCGTGGGCGAGCACGGGTGGCCGCTGTTCGTGAAGCCCGCGCGGGCCGGCTCGTCGTTCGGCATCACCAAGGTCGAGTCCTTCGACGGTCTCGACGAGGCGATGGAGACGGCGCGCGCCCACGACCCGAAGGTCATCATCGAGGCGGGCATCGTCGGCCGCGAGATCGAGTGCGGCGTCCTGGAGTTCGAGGACGGGCCGCGCGCCTCCGTCCCGGCCGAGATCCCGCCGGTGCAGGCGCACGACTTCTACGACTTCGAGGCCAAGTACATCGACTCCGCGACCGGTATCGTGCCCGCGCCGCTGACCGGCGAGGAGACGGCCGAGGTACGGCGGCTCGCCGTCGAGGCGTTCGAGGCGGTGTCCTGCGAGGGGATCGTCCGCGCGGACTTCTTCCTCACAGAGGACGGGGAGTTCGTGATCAACGAGATCAACACCCTGCCCGGCTTCACCCCGATCTCCATGTACCCGCGCATGTGGGAGGAGACCGGCGTCAGCTACCCGGAGCTGGTGGACCTCCTTCTCCAGGCCGCGCTGCGCCGCCCGACGGGCCTGCGGTAA
- a CDS encoding DUF3515 domain-containing protein, whose protein sequence is MNSFRHRRRLGRVHRVLVGAPALSLLVAAVAGCSTTDDAPEAAVPTPEASVTKLCRNLDKVLPQKLDGFERNDPEPSSELTAAWGSPAIILRCGVPWPDAAADNDSNPATVNGVEWIVEELDSGAQRMTTGSRLAYIEVTIPKDQVSRVGAGPLVDLAGPIKKAIPKGIAD, encoded by the coding sequence GTGAACTCTTTCCGTCACCGGCGCCGTCTTGGCCGCGTCCACCGCGTTCTCGTCGGGGCGCCCGCACTGTCGTTGCTGGTCGCCGCCGTCGCGGGGTGTTCCACGACGGACGATGCTCCCGAGGCCGCGGTTCCCACACCGGAGGCGTCGGTCACCAAGCTGTGCCGGAACCTGGACAAGGTGCTGCCGCAGAAGCTCGACGGATTCGAGCGCAATGATCCCGAACCGAGTTCCGAGCTCACCGCGGCGTGGGGAAGCCCCGCGATCATACTGCGCTGCGGTGTGCCCTGGCCCGACGCGGCAGCCGACAACGACAGCAACCCGGCGACTGTCAACGGCGTGGAGTGGATCGTCGAGGAACTCGACAGCGGCGCCCAGCGGATGACGACGGGCAGCCGCCTCGCCTACATAGAGGTGACGATCCCCAAGGACCAGGTCTCGCGGGTCGGCGCGGGCCCCCTGGTCGACCTGGCCGGGCCCATCAAGAAGGCGATCCCCAAGGGGATCGCCGACTAG
- a CDS encoding Lrp/AsnC ligand binding domain-containing protein produces MVQAYILIQTEVGKASTVAELIGKIPGVIQAEDVTGPYDVIVRAQADTVDELGRMVVAKVQQVDGITRTLTCPVVHL; encoded by the coding sequence GTGGTACAGGCGTACATCCTGATCCAGACCGAAGTCGGCAAGGCGTCGACCGTCGCCGAGCTGATCGGCAAGATTCCGGGAGTCATCCAGGCCGAGGACGTCACCGGCCCGTACGACGTGATCGTGCGCGCGCAAGCGGACACCGTCGACGAGCTGGGCCGCATGGTGGTCGCCAAGGTCCAGCAAGTGGACGGCATCACACGCACCCTGACCTGCCCGGTCGTCCACCTGTAG
- a CDS encoding thiamine-phosphate kinase — MKGTVGELGEFGLIRELTSRLTTTPAVRIGPGDDAAVVAAPDRRVVASTDVLLENRHFRRDWSTAYDVGRKAAAQNLADIAAMGAVPTALLLGLVVPAELPASWPSELMDGLRDECQVAGAAVVGGDVVRGDTITIAITALGDLRNHDPVTRAGAQPGDVVAVTGWLGWSAAGYAVLSRGFRSPRAFVEAHRRPEPPYDAGPAAAGLGATAMCDVSDGLIADLGHIAEASSCRIDIASGSVDVPSQMKDIGQAVGVDPLQWVLTGGEDHAIVATFPPDVKLPARWKVIGEVLNPSALPQVTVDGAPWTSTGGWDHFGDGPSGGFGGEIES, encoded by the coding sequence ATGAAGGGCACCGTCGGCGAGCTGGGGGAGTTCGGCCTCATCAGAGAGCTGACCTCACGGCTCACCACCACCCCGGCCGTACGGATCGGCCCCGGCGACGACGCCGCCGTGGTCGCCGCACCGGACCGCAGGGTCGTCGCCAGCACCGACGTCCTGCTGGAGAACCGGCACTTCAGGCGCGACTGGTCCACGGCGTACGACGTCGGCCGCAAGGCCGCCGCCCAGAACCTCGCCGATATCGCCGCCATGGGCGCCGTGCCCACCGCACTGCTCCTGGGCCTGGTCGTCCCCGCCGAACTGCCCGCGTCCTGGCCCTCGGAACTGATGGACGGACTGCGCGACGAGTGCCAGGTGGCCGGCGCCGCCGTCGTCGGCGGTGACGTGGTGCGCGGCGACACGATCACCATCGCCATCACCGCCCTCGGCGATCTGCGCAACCACGACCCGGTCACCCGGGCCGGAGCCCAGCCCGGCGACGTCGTCGCCGTCACCGGCTGGCTCGGCTGGTCCGCGGCCGGATACGCCGTGCTCTCCCGGGGCTTCCGCTCCCCGCGCGCCTTCGTCGAGGCGCACCGCAGGCCTGAGCCGCCGTACGACGCCGGCCCCGCCGCCGCCGGGCTCGGCGCCACCGCCATGTGCGACGTCAGCGACGGCCTCATCGCCGACCTGGGCCACATCGCCGAGGCCAGCAGCTGCCGCATCGACATCGCGTCCGGCAGCGTGGACGTGCCGTCCCAGATGAAGGACATCGGCCAGGCCGTCGGCGTGGACCCGCTCCAGTGGGTGCTCACCGGCGGAGAGGACCACGCGATCGTGGCCACCTTCCCGCCGGACGTGAAGCTGCCGGCCCGCTGGAAGGTGATCGGTGAGGTCCTCAACCCCTCGGCTCTGCCCCAGGTGACCGTCGACGGCGCGCCCTGGACCAGTACCGGCGGCTGGGACCACTTCGGTGACGGTCCCTCCGGCGGCTTCGGCGGGGAGATCGAGTCGTGA
- the thiD gene encoding bifunctional hydroxymethylpyrimidine kinase/phosphomethylpyrimidine kinase: MAGPVRVLTVAGSDSGGGAGIQADLKTMLALGTHGMSVIAAVTAQNSLGVQGAWELPVEAVRAQYRSVVDDIGVQAVKTGMLASPELVECVAELLAGTDAPVVVDPVGVSKHGDALLAASALDAVRTKLLPTATVATPNLDEVAQLTGVRVESESDMRRAAAAVLGFGPRWVVIKGGHLGSSGSGAGGSGVGGSGGDGSVASGSAAGGSVGSGSAGSSSAADGPGAGSAEAVDLLTDGSEEHWLRAPRHDNRHTHGTGCTLASAIAAQLAKGQSVPEAVRAAKEYVTGAIAAGFALGGGIGPVDHGWRFKAAEGDSPARP, from the coding sequence ATCGCGGGGCCGGTGCGGGTGCTGACCGTCGCCGGATCCGACTCCGGGGGCGGGGCCGGGATCCAGGCCGACCTCAAGACCATGCTGGCGCTCGGCACCCACGGCATGAGCGTCATCGCAGCCGTCACCGCACAGAACTCGCTCGGAGTGCAGGGAGCGTGGGAGCTCCCCGTGGAGGCGGTACGTGCCCAGTACCGCAGTGTCGTCGACGACATCGGGGTGCAGGCCGTCAAGACCGGGATGCTCGCCTCTCCCGAACTCGTCGAGTGCGTCGCCGAGTTGCTGGCCGGCACCGACGCTCCGGTCGTCGTCGACCCGGTCGGCGTGTCCAAGCACGGGGACGCGCTGCTCGCCGCCTCGGCGCTGGACGCCGTCCGCACCAAGCTGCTGCCGACCGCCACCGTGGCGACGCCCAACCTCGACGAGGTCGCTCAACTCACCGGCGTCCGGGTGGAGTCGGAGTCGGACATGCGCAGGGCCGCCGCGGCCGTGCTCGGCTTCGGGCCGCGATGGGTGGTCATCAAGGGGGGCCATCTGGGCTCCAGTGGGTCGGGGGCCGGTGGATCCGGCGTCGGTGGTTCCGGGGGCGACGGCTCAGTGGCCAGTGGTTCAGCGGCCGGTGGTTCAGTGGGGAGCGGCTCCGCGGGCAGCAGCTCAGCGGCCGATGGTCCAGGGGCCGGCTCCGCGGAGGCCGTGGACCTGCTGACCGACGGGTCCGAGGAGCACTGGCTGCGCGCCCCGCGCCACGACAACCGCCACACGCACGGCACGGGCTGCACCCTCGCCTCCGCGATCGCGGCCCAGCTGGCCAAGGGGCAGTCGGTGCCCGAGGCCGTGCGCGCGGCCAAGGAGTACGTGACCGGGGCGATCGCCGCCGGGTTCGCGCTGGGCGGCGGCATCGGACCCGTGGATCACGGCTGGCGGTTCAAGGCGGCGGAGGGCGATTCTCCGGCCAGGCCGTAG
- a CDS encoding FAD-dependent monooxygenase, translating into MTKQTQNTAAHTTPSPTDEGRTSELHTGERHTGDPRATDTLAHLDVLVSGASIAGPAIAFWLSRQGARVTVVEKAAALREGGFAVDFRGHVHRTVLTRMGIWDDLHRIRTEMGRQTIVNADDTGRVDLPAHLMSGDVEVLRGDLSKLLYERTKDAVEYVFGDSIASLTESATGVDITFDHGAPRTFDLVVGADGLHSNTRRLVFGDESRYLRFFGYYVAGFGMPNHLGLDRTARLYSEPGRTAMISNYDGDPDRAGAAVVFASEELAHDRRDTARTKQIVADKLSGMAWPHVAEMRAALDTADDLYFDAIAQIHIDRLSKGRVILLGDAGHGATMGGIGTGTALVSAYVLAGELVAARGDHRTAFAAFEAEITKYAKGCQKISGNAGPFFAPPTERRIRSRDRAYRMLGSRFLAGFFKRLTEKAASALALKDYGLAGESPSAALNRQP; encoded by the coding sequence ATGACGAAGCAGACGCAGAACACCGCAGCTCACACGACCCCCTCCCCCACCGACGAAGGCCGCACCAGCGAGCTCCACACGGGCGAACGCCACACCGGAGACCCCCGCGCCACCGACACCCTCGCCCACCTCGACGTGCTGGTCTCCGGGGCCAGCATCGCCGGGCCCGCGATCGCCTTCTGGCTCTCCCGCCAGGGCGCCCGCGTCACGGTCGTCGAGAAGGCGGCGGCACTGCGCGAGGGCGGCTTCGCGGTCGACTTCCGCGGTCACGTCCACCGCACCGTCCTCACCCGCATGGGCATCTGGGACGACCTGCACCGCATCCGGACCGAGATGGGCCGCCAGACCATCGTGAACGCCGACGACACCGGCCGGGTGGACCTGCCCGCGCATCTGATGAGCGGCGACGTCGAGGTGCTCCGGGGCGACCTCTCCAAGCTCCTGTACGAGCGCACGAAGGACGCCGTCGAGTATGTCTTCGGCGACTCGATAGCCTCGCTCACCGAATCCGCCACGGGCGTCGACATCACCTTCGACCACGGCGCTCCCCGCACCTTCGACCTGGTCGTCGGCGCGGACGGCCTGCACTCGAACACCCGCCGGCTCGTCTTCGGCGACGAATCGCGGTACCTGCGCTTCTTCGGCTATTACGTCGCCGGCTTCGGCATGCCCAACCACCTGGGCCTGGACCGCACGGCGCGCCTGTACAGCGAGCCCGGACGCACCGCGATGATCAGCAACTACGACGGCGATCCCGACCGGGCCGGCGCGGCCGTCGTCTTCGCGTCGGAAGAGCTCGCCCACGACCGCCGGGACACCGCCCGGACGAAGCAGATCGTCGCCGACAAGCTGAGCGGCATGGCCTGGCCGCACGTGGCGGAGATGCGAGCCGCGCTCGACACCGCGGACGACCTGTACTTCGACGCGATCGCCCAGATCCACATCGACCGGCTCTCCAAGGGCCGGGTGATCCTGCTCGGCGACGCGGGGCACGGCGCCACGATGGGCGGCATCGGCACCGGCACGGCGCTGGTGTCGGCGTACGTCCTGGCGGGCGAGCTGGTGGCGGCTCGGGGCGATCACCGCACCGCGTTCGCGGCCTTCGAGGCGGAGATAACGAAGTACGCGAAGGGCTGCCAGAAGATATCGGGGAACGCGGGCCCGTTCTTCGCCCCGCCGACCGAGAGGAGGATCCGCAGCCGTGACCGGGCGTACCGGATGCTCGGCTCACGGTTCCTCGCGGGCTTCTTCAAGCGCCTGACCGAGAAGGCCGCCAGCGCTCTGGCACTGAAGGACTACGGCCTGGCCGGAGAATCGCCCTCCGCCGCCTTGAACCGCCAGCCGTGA